atgtaatttaataaaatgtttatacactctagaaaaattgtgtttcattttcaccaaaaaaaaaaaaaaaaaaacgaaacgactttccgaacaacccaatagataccTGTGGTGATCTGTACTAATTCTATTGTATCTGTATATTTTACTCGGGGCTGTCTTTAGACTTCCGGTCCTATCGAACGACAACGATCGagtgaaagaaattaaaataaaagaacgttTTTGTCAAGAACAATGGGAGCGACACGCACACGCGATCGAAATccctaattttatatttttgttctccTGTTTAGATGATGTCCTTAAGCGGCGACGTTATGCCGCAATACAGACAAGAGGCACCGAAGACTCCGCCGCACATTTTGTTACATTACTGCGCGTTCAAGGCGATCTGGGATTGGATCATTTTGTGTTTGACCTTTTACACAGCCATCATGGTACCCTATAACGTCGCGTTCAAAAACAAGACCAGCGAAGACGTCTCCCTATTGGTCGTCGACAGCATCGTCGATGTCATATTCTTCATAGACATTGTCCTCAACTTTCACACAACGTTCGTTGGTCCGGGCGGTGAGGTGGTGTCTGACCCAAAGGTAACTGCTGACAAGGTTCCAGTCGGGTATCCAATTGGCCCGTAGCTCCTAACCATAGAGATCCTCGTGGAACGTTATAGCTCGTAGTACTTGTGGTAGAAGATCCTCTTTTTTTTCGTGGGGAAAATCTTCCAAAGACTCCGCAAACCACTTGGAGTGGGGTTGAGGGTAGTGTGGAATCTCCCGCACCTGAAGATGCCGAGAGCCTACCCACTAAAAGCCCTCACAGTTAccatactcgcacgatttcggGTAGGACACCGAGAACTCCAAACAGCGTAACATCCGAGGGTACGCCCCTCCCCCTGGGCGGAGCGATGTCCACGCGGCATCGCTTCTTCATAGGGAGGGGGGCGGTTACGGTGACTCATTCACCAGCGAGGCGTGGTGGGAAGATCCTGACCGCTCAAGGACACCAAACAGCTGCCCTCACCAAACCGTGACAAAGCAGAGGTAGGGAGAGTCGTTGTTGCCCCCGAGTGCCAATACCATGGACCAGACACCTACCGTAAGAGTTAAATACTATCCAGAGATCGTAAGTTACCAAGTCtctatataaaagaaaatattatgtCTGCTTTGCATAGGAGCAAAAAGGCAAGATGACGTAACGATGGCATTGATCGTTCATTGAGAGAATAATGACCTTGAGTGGTTAGGATCTCGGTCAGAAATTGTGCGAAATAGGAGCAAAGGTAGTACAGGACGTGCGAGAGTTAAAGAGCTTTGATCTCTGGTTTTAGGTAATCAGGATGAACTACCTAAAGTCGTGGTTCATCATCGATCTCCTCAGCTGCCTTCCGTACGATGTATTCAACGCGTTCGATCACGACGAGGACGGAATTGGCAGTCTGTTCTCTGCCCTGAAGGTTGTGCGTTTGCTCCGTCTGGGTCGCGTGGTTCGCAAACTAGACCGGTATCTGGAGTATGGAGCCGCGATGCTCATTCTTCTGCTCTGTTTCTACATGTTGGTTGCTCACTGGCTGGCCTGTATCTGGTACGTCATTTTAAGGTGATTTTACCCTGCCCACACACAAAAAGGTAACACAGCCTGCGGGAGGATTGACGGATAACCTCGACGTCATTACTTTTCCCGACGTAACGTCGCCATCACGTACAACACACAGATGCACGCACACGAAACGCCGTGCCGTTCGAGCCATCTGCGCGCACTCGTTCTGATCGGGGACGAAAAATTTTGACTTTACGTTTCTGTGCGATCACTCTATATCGAGGCGTTAAATCTTGCCCGTGCACCGAAGCCGCTGGCGGAGAAACGACCCCCTACCTAAGCACGTGCTGCGCAAGACAAATGCGCGGAAGGCTGTTCACCGTCGACCGTCACAGAGTACAGATCGTAGCAGCAGACGCGCGCGTTGCTTAGTGGATAATAAATAACTGACGCACCTTCCACTTTATGATATATccattattttttaacaaaagaaaatcAGCCTCAGGTGCTATTAATATATACGCAAATGTTTATATAAATCGAGAGATACGGTACAAAATAGTGACATAAAAACTAAAAAGATCAAAACGTTTTAATACTATGATAATTTAGAAactacaaaaataatatattgataGCTTTTTTTTATCAACAGACAGACGCGGTCATCAGTTTCGTTATCGAGATAGAATGTATCATTGGGTATGatagaataaaatacaaatgttaTCTTAACCTAAACTATGAAGGACACTCGATGAAATAGTTAATAACCTTAAAAATAATAGTATCGGTACATATTTTTGTCGTCTCTGAATTATCGTCTTATTAAAATGTTTCTAGCTCTCTAGTTTTCGCGTCATTATGTATTTCCTGATTCGTAAAACGATTTCTCAGACATCCTGACACAACGTTACACGCAGCGATATATCTATCCAACTAAAAACTAACGGATGCGGCGCAAAGTAAAATACAACGGTTAGCCGGTAAACGATCTCCTGCGCATCCAGCTTGCGCATTACGCGCTGGGGTGGGGATCGTTGAAAGACGGTAGCCTCTCCGCGAGGCGAACTCAACGATTCGGTGACTCCCCGATACGAACGAGAATGTTACAGCTTCTAGATTAGTAACGAAATTTGCATTACTTAGTAAAACAGCCGCGCGcaagaatcgaaacgaaactcgaCCCGTGTCACACCGTTGACACCGGAAGAAACATTGCATCCGTGGCTGCTGTCTAGTATCTTTGAACACGCTTCTTAACTATTTTTGCTTCTCTCGTGCGAGACAGCACGAACTAGTGCTTGAAATTAAGACTATCTTCAAGGAGGAAGGAGTTCCCTCGAGggggagaagaaaagaaaagcgaaCACCCACGACGACGCTAAAATTCCACTTGTACCTCGACAAAGACCCGTTTTTCTTTCGCCATTCCTCCCGGGAACGGGTAGACACAGAACGTAACAATATGAGGGCCAAGCCTTTGTAAGGGATGCTATAATATTTTAAGCTGGCAAACCTCTTCGTTTCCAAAGGAGCCGCGCTTCGAGTGTTTGAAACGACCGGGTACGGAAAGAGGCTCAAAGAGGTCCCCTGGCTCGTGAACGATAAACGAAGCGAATGCGCGGCACGGATGAAAACGAAGAGGCGATTGTTGCGATCCGAGACGCAGGGAATGCAGGAAAACGCTTGACGATTAGCAAATAGAGGGAGCATGCGACGTGCTTGTTTTCATGCAGTTTAGAACAATCGCCCTTCACTGTTTGAACTCGTGGCTGTGCGCGCCCCACGGTCGTTCCATCCACGTAAGAGGTATTTTGTTGCGTTGAAGGTACTCGATAGGAAAGTCGGACGCCGACAACGGAGTCCAGTATTCCTGGCTGTGGAAGCTGGCGAATGTCACCCAGTCACCGTACAGCTATCTGTGGACCAATACCAGCACTGCGCCGGAGCTTGTGGCTGGCCCATCGAGGAAGACCATGTACGTCACCGCGTTGTATTTCACGATGACCTGCATGACCTCAGTGGGCTTTGGAAACGTCGCCGCGGAGACAGACAGCGAAAAGATCTTCACCATTTGCATGATGATCGTCGCTGGTACGATCCTTTACGAGCCTATCTTGGTTGTTGAAATAATTGGCTGCTAGGAGTCACTTACGTTGCCCAATGTAGCTTGATAAACTTAGAAACGATCCCTGAGAGAATGATCGAAGTGTGCAAAGCGAGTGGGGAGGATGAGAGCGAACGGTGAGACGTAGAGTCGTGTAGCTGTTGGATGTCGTCCGATACTACTTGAAAAATGACTCTGAAAGGATGACAAGGAGTAGGCGTCGTTACCAGAGAGTAGGGACTTCAACGTCTTAGTTACGGACATTATCGAACAATAAAAACATTAACGTAtcgcgaagagaaaaaaatgagGTTGAAGATACAATCTCTTTGGTCAGATCATGGGACAGGAAACTAAACACCCGGTGCTATCCTGGAGTCCGGAAAGGATTGAGAAATGTCTATTGCATAGTGTAATCTTTTTGCAAATAGTTCGCTGAGAAAATTTTACCGAATCTGCCCATTTCTATTGAGGACATTTAGCGACTCTGGTGAATAATAATCAAGAAATAatcgttttgtaatttttgaaaaataataatggaaTAGAGCGTTAAAACCATGATGAATTAAGTTGTCTCACAGGTCTTTACGTGTATTGGTTAATCAATGTTTGTTGGCAATTTGACCGATAAAGGGTAGGCCTTTCATACCCCAATATCACCGTGTAGAGATTTGCTTTACTCTGTGAGTTGCAGTTTGTCAATTAGGGATTTATCGAACCAACGAAGTTGAGATTTTAAGCTTCGCGCTATCCATTGCGGATATATCGATAAATACATTTCGTTGGTTACCAAAGCAAGTGAGTAAGAAGTAATTGCAAAATTGATTCGTCTATATATAAGATGGTTTAACCATATTGCCTATGGTGAACTACTGTTCACTTGCTCTGCTAACCAGTGAAATATGTTTATTTACAATAGACACCATTTCGCGGAGCAAAAAGTTCACAGTAATGTATGGTAAAATATATGACAAGTCATAGGCGGTTCGGTTGATTAGATATACGAAAGCATCTAGAATTTTCGAGATACGATAAGTCACGTTGTAGACAGATACGAAATATCGTTCGACTATTCTCCGTCTCTCGTCCATCCCACATAGTCAAGTTAAGAGTGAGCGAGTGAATACGTTTCGCCCCGAATATGGTAGAATCCAAAAGATCAACAACTCTATCCGCAGAATGGAACCAAACGTATCAGGTTCGTTAATTCGTGTCCACAGCCCTGCTGTACGCTACAATCTTCGGTCACGTGACCACGATAATCCAACAAATGACATCCGCCACCGCCAAATATCACGACATGCTGAACAACGTGAGGGAGTTCATGAAGCTGCACGAGGTGCCGAAAGCCCTCAGCGAGCGTGTGATGGACTACGTTGTGAGTACCTGGGCGATGACCAAGGGCCTAGACACGGACAAAGTGCTCAACTACTGCCCCAAAGACATGAAAGCAGATATCTGTGTTCACCTAAACAGAAAGGTCTTCAACGAACACCCGGCGTTCAGGCAAGTTgttgtcgtcgtcatcgtcgttgaGATTCGAAGCACGAACGTTCCCTCCatcgagaaaacaaattttatcacGGTGTCCTGGTTTCTTCGTCCACGTCCACGATCTAACGCTCCGGTAACTCTCTATTTGATCTCCACAGGTTGGCCTCCGACGGTTGCCTGCGCGCATTAGCAATGCATTTTACAATGTCGCACAGCGCACCCGGCGATTTACTTTATCACACcggcgaatcgatcgattccctGTGCTTCATCGTGACAGGAAGCCTCGAAGTTATACAAGACGACGAGGTGGTGGCGATCCTTGGTAAGGGTGACGTGTTCGGTGACAGTTTCTGGACGAACCCGTCTGTGGGCCAGAGCGCGGCAAATGTACGAGCTCTCACCTATTGCGACCTTCACACGATCAAGAGGGACAGGCTGCTCGAGGTCCTGGATTTTTATCAAGCTTTCGCCAACTCCTTCGCCAGGAACCTCATCTTAACGTACAACTTGAGCCATCGGGTAAGTGACGCACTTCTGAACTGGACAGATGACATGATTAGTGTGCGCAATGTTGTACGATAATTGATGTAGTTTTGATATCCCTTGTGCGTGCGGGTTACATATCTGTGTTGTGTGTAGATCAGTTTGGTAATACAGCAACGTGGGTGTTCTCTGACGCTATTTGTAGCTGTCGCTGGTTCTTGTACCTGATTTGGCCATAGTTTAATGAGTTACGGTAGGCTCTTAAGGGTTCTTTGCATGATGTAGGTGGACATTGAGTatttgtgatcggtagagttgTGAGAAATAAGGACACTCGTTCAGGTTTCAGAGCTTTATTGAATTCCTAGCGTGCTGAGCGACAgtgccgttttttttttttctctctctctttggttcTATTGTTCCGACGAACTGAGTCAACACGTGACAGTTCATATAGGAATAACACACACAGTCTTATATAATTTATAGTAATCCATGCTGTACAATGTTTATCGATAGACTTCGATCAGTGTATCGAGTACTccgattaaaaatgattgatgacTCACCAGGCACTAGATAATAGGCATTCAAAAGACACAGCAACTCGCGTGATATTTCTTTCAATATCACAATATCATGCTCGTTAAGTAGCGTATACGGCATAAAAGTTTATATATTGATCGATTGGACGATTGGAAATGACGTTAGCACGAAAGAACTCGGTCCGTTACCTTTTGCGGATTTGGACCTTTCTGTTTAAACATTGAATAATAACAAACGTGTATAAGCTTTGTGAAACGCGATCATACATATGCTTAAGAAAACTTTCTTATTCGCCGATGATCGTTATATCGATATAATTCATTTCAATCGTTATTGATGTTTTTGTCACCCTATCAAGACGTTCAACGCGAGTTACGGAAATACTTATATAACAACGACCATTATACTGTTTTACAATAACTCTTGTTCTAAAAAGCTGTTACATTTTAAGTAGTCTGATACCTATTAGTATCTCTAGTATTAGCAACTCTCATGCAAACCTTCGATATCACAATTATTCTTTCTTCCCTCTCAATTCGTCACTGTGCATTTTACACATATACATATCTAACAACATTTTCAAGGTAGGGTCCTTATCTAAAATTGATCTTGTATCTCGCAGATCCTCCTCTGCCCCTGGCATTGGGCCCACACCCCACACTTCACAATGTTTGATCTTAAAATTCTCTTTGCCACTAAGTTGCACATAATTCTGGAAAGTTGTACACGATACACTTGATTTACCAGTTCCATATTCGCAACTCAGCCATAGTCCAGGATAATTAAGTTGTCCCCCCATGAGCAAACCATTAGGCATAGTTTGTTGCTGAAGATTTAAATATTGATAGTGGTTATTGTAACCTGTAGCAGCGAATGTTAATATGACTGGTTCGAGTTTGAACAAAAATGAAGATGAATTTCCTATAAAATTTGGTCCAATTGACCAGCTATCCGATGCAAAACCACCAAACACATGATTCTCTGTATCTCTGAGTATTATAATTGTAGGTCCTTGCACTGTAATTCTTCCTAGCAATGTGGAGAATGATTCTCCGTGCATTtgacttgaaaataaaaatctccATTCGTTGCGAAGATCGTGTGGCAAGCTCAAATTCAGAAATAAAACATCGGCCAGTCCAAGAATACTTGGAAAGTGTGGTATATTTTCCAAACCTTTGCATTTTGGTAAAAGATTCAACTCATTTATTCTGCTAGTCACGTTCTTATCTATTTTCCTTTGGGAGACTAAAAACAGACACCGAAAAACATGCGATTGGATCATTTTAAACGTAGATGCTGTTCTAAACCAGGTTTCGATTTGGTCAACAGTCAGTGTTTCTCCATGTTTAACAATATCTTCGCATAAAGTTTTTGAGTGCATTCCTATCCGCCTAGTATTTACTGTACAGCCAATCTCACTCCAGGTTAAATAATGTGCATTGCCAGAGTTTTCTTGCAGTGTCAAGAAAGAAACTATTGTTGATTGAACATACTGAAGGAACATTGTGGTAGGTATTTCTTGCTTCTGCTcctctcccaaactgccattgaAGATCAAACTTGTCCTCTCTTCTGGACTCCCACGAACTGCAAACTCGTATAGACGACCCAAGTGTTCTGCATTTATAGCCGAAACTCTCTTTCCTGGCTCATGATAGAGGAACCGTACCACAAATTGCAATAATATATCGTCTAAGTGAGTTGACCAGTGTTTAATTACTTCTTCGCGTTTTACGGATCCAGAACTTCGGGACATCGTCTTGAACAGATTCTCCACTAACGTCAGCTCATCCGCAGATAATATATTCACAGACGAAGCAGAGCGGCTAGAACCATGACCCATCTAGAATAATTTACTTAGTTGAGTTATAGTTATTTTGTGTAATGATTATACAATAATCACAAAATATCCAAAAAAGTTGAGTATTCTTCTATTAGCATCAACGAAGTTGAGTGTATACTATATTTTGATAGCTGTCTGAATTGTCTACTTATTCGTAttcgcgatcaaaattttctttgcattCCAATGTAAATCACTACGTACGAACTATTTACTCtttcataattaaaaaataaaagagaaagctGATTCCAAACCTTTCGAACGCGAAGAATACTCTCCACAGAAATCCATACACCTTgtcgtttcttcgattaaatTGCGATTATAAATGAATCACGTCAGTAGAAGTACGCGCGAGGTGGTGTACCCTTCTTAAAAGTCGAACACGACACATCTGAAATGAAGTTCCGGCACGGAAGTTGTTGACGGAACAGTCTACGACCTTTCCCGAACcgatacgataaataaaatatttggagGTTAGTCGAGTGCGAGTAGTCTGCTACCTGTGCACCTATCGACTGCCCTTACGACGCATGCGCGACTGGCGGTGTAGATGTACCATACCCTTTCTGTTTTAATCGCGACTTTTCATCcggaaaaatgaaacaataggGGATCGTAGTTTTTCCGGCATTGAGCGCTCGACTACTCAAAGAACTGTATCGAGTATAACTGCAGTCGCATATGACTTTGAAAGTACAATGCTTGAATGCAAAAATTGCTGGTATTAGTGTATTGTCTATCAACAAAAAGATTTATTATCTCGCAAAATAGATGTCACCAAAGCTTGTATCTCGAGTGAAaaactttgaatattatttCGTCGTACCATGCAGGAGCTCTCAACCTGGTCAAGTAAACAACTCTCGAGAGGACCTTCGAAGTACCTCTATCTGTATATTttccgagtttctattttctgttCTGTTTAGAAgaaactttttccttttttcttttttgttatttaaataaatattaataacgaacCGAATGGGCGACACCTACATAGTGAGGGCGAAAAACCGATAAAGGGTCTACTGCGTTCTTGAATATTAATAATAGCGAAGCTACTCGAAGGTATAGATAATTATTCCGGGACCCATAAATAAAACGTCGTGGTTCGCTGGTAACTACGCCATGCCGTTCACTCTAATTAACGGTCGATAATTCTAATTGTAATgtacaccgcgataaataccaAAGACGCGTATTTTTACCACTCGTTGTATACAATCATTTTTCGAAGCTTATATTCCGGAAACATTCTGTGCAGCTAATATTCCGGAAGGTGGCCGATGTTCGTCGGGAA
This window of the Ptiloglossa arizonensis isolate GNS036 chromosome 5, iyPtiAriz1_principal, whole genome shotgun sequence genome carries:
- the LOC143146611 gene encoding MTOR-associated protein MEAK7 → MGHGSSRSASSVNILSADELTLVENLFKTMSRSSGSVKREEVIKHWSTHLDDILLQFVVRFLYHEPGKRVSAINAEHLGRLYEFAVRGSPEERTSLIFNGSLGEEQKQEIPTTMFLQYVQSTIVSFLTLQENSGNAHYLTWSEIGCTVNTRRIGMHSKTLCEDIVKHGETLTVDQIETWFRTASTFKMIQSHVFRCLFLVSQRKIDKNVTSRINELNLLPKCKGLENIPHFPSILGLADVLFLNLSLPHDLRNEWRFLFSSQMHGESFSTLLGRITVQGPTIIILRDTENHVFGGFASDSWSIGPNFIGNSSSFLFKLEPVILTFAATGYNNHYQYLNLQQQTMPNGLLMGGQLNYPGLWLSCEYGTGKSSVSCTTFQNYVQLSGKENFKIKHCEVWGVGPMPGAEEDLRDTRSILDKDPTLKMLLDMYMCKMHSDELRGKKE